A region of Catenibacterium mitsuokai DNA encodes the following proteins:
- a CDS encoding PTS mannose/fructose/sorbose/N-acetylgalactosamine transporter subunit IIC, which yields MLLQAILLGLVAMLGNAEYLFGTSLLSRPLVMGTLTGIVLGDVQTGVTLGATLELAFMGAFSIGASIPPEMISGTVLGTAFTITTGAGPETALTVGLPVASLVLIAKNIGMVFILPPFVHKADKYAAEGNMAGVARMHLLGGFFGVNLIIGVIVACGYYAGGPAVQALLNVIPKWISNGLQITMGLLPAIGFGLLLMMIMDKEVACFFFLGFALSVYLKIPVTAIAIFGAIIAIVLTQLRSNSAQTATEGGVDEDDDF from the coding sequence ATGTTACTACAAGCAATTTTACTTGGCTTGGTAGCAATGCTTGGAAATGCTGAGTATTTGTTCGGTACAAGTTTGTTGTCAAGACCATTGGTTATGGGTACTTTAACAGGTATTGTACTTGGTGATGTACAAACAGGTGTTACTTTAGGTGCAACATTAGAATTAGCATTTATGGGAGCTTTCTCAATCGGTGCTAGTATTCCACCTGAAATGATTTCAGGAACTGTATTAGGAACAGCTTTCACAATTACAACAGGAGCTGGACCAGAAACTGCATTAACTGTAGGTTTACCAGTTGCTTCATTAGTATTAATTGCAAAGAACATTGGAATGGTATTCATCTTACCTCCATTTGTTCATAAAGCAGATAAATATGCAGCTGAAGGAAATATGGCTGGAGTTGCTAGAATGCACTTATTAGGTGGATTCTTCGGTGTTAACTTAATTATCGGTGTGATTGTAGCATGTGGTTACTATGCTGGTGGACCAGCTGTACAGGCTTTATTAAATGTCATTCCTAAATGGATTTCAAATGGTTTACAGATCACAATGGGCTTATTACCTGCAATTGGGTTCGGCTTATTATTAATGATGATTATGGACAAAGAAGTTGCATGTTTCTTCTTCTTAGGATTCGCATTAAGCGTTTACTTAAAGATTCCAGTAACAGCAATCGCAATTTTTGGAGCTATCATTGCTATTGTATTAACTCAGTTACGTAGTAATTCAGCTCAAACAGCAACAGAAGGAGGAGTAGATGAAGATGACGACTTCTAA
- a CDS encoding PTS sugar transporter subunit IIB, producing MIKLLRVDHRLLHGQVAFSWKNAVEADCILIACDAVMKDDLRKTSIKMAKPSGVKLVIKSMDDAVKAINSGVTDKYKLLTVVESIKDAERLCKECNIKKLNLGGTKATAETRNISKAMNITPAEETILKGLCESGVDVTIQMVPEDNPVNVEKVL from the coding sequence ATGATTAAATTATTAAGAGTGGATCACAGATTGTTACATGGTCAAGTTGCTTTTTCTTGGAAAAATGCAGTTGAAGCAGATTGTATCTTAATTGCGTGCGATGCAGTTATGAAAGATGATTTAAGAAAAACTTCAATCAAGATGGCAAAACCAAGTGGTGTTAAATTAGTTATCAAAAGTATGGATGATGCAGTAAAAGCAATCAACAGTGGTGTTACAGATAAATATAAATTATTAACTGTAGTTGAATCTATTAAGGATGCTGAAAGATTGTGTAAAGAATGCAACATCAAAAAGTTAAATCTTGGTGGTACTAAGGCAACTGCTGAAACTCGTAATATTTCAAAAGCAATGAATATTACACCAGCAGAAGAAACAATTTTAAAAGGATTATGTGAATCAGGTGTGGATGTAACAATTCAGATGGTTCCAGAAGATAATCCGGTAAATGTAGAAAAAGTTTTATAG
- a CDS encoding PTS sugar transporter subunit IIA, which yields MAKIILASHGGLSKGMKDSVSMIVGDLAKDIETYSLLPGQNPEDFYQEVLKEAKESDEQILILCDIKGGSVHTALSKLAVLDNVMVFSGMNMGLVLDAVMKGLNGKLELAEANDLIEAAKDGMTVMNGITSEDDEDF from the coding sequence ATGGCAAAAATCATACTTGCATCACACGGAGGATTATCTAAAGGGATGAAAGATTCAGTTTCTATGATTGTTGGAGATTTAGCTAAGGATATAGAAACATATAGCTTGCTTCCTGGACAAAATCCTGAAGACTTTTATCAAGAAGTTTTGAAAGAAGCAAAAGAGAGTGATGAACAAATCTTAATCTTGTGTGATATCAAAGGTGGAAGTGTTCACACAGCTTTATCTAAACTTGCAGTATTAGATAATGTAATGGTCTTCTCAGGAATGAACATGGGATTAGTATTAGATGCAGTAATGAAAGGCTTGAACGGAAAACTTGAATTAGCAGAAGCGAACGATTTAATCGAAGCAGCTAAAGATGGAATGACTGTTATGAATGGAATAACAAGCGAAGATGATGAAGATTTCTAA
- a CDS encoding sigma 54-interacting transcriptional regulator: MISLKEKIMLLINGRMDQNSYDECQSIQLSKELKLSRNQVTRLLNELFNDKKLIKIKTSPVLYLSRGSLESKYKKKLSSDEYKSLDELEAELNNQTELKNFEKLIGSNESMYQIVEKIKATVSYPPVGLPMLFYGPTGTGKSFMAKLTYEYCVDTGLIDASKNFVQVNCSEYANNPELLTANLFGYKKGAFTGADSDNLGLLHFADGGVLFLDEVHCLNAECQEKLFLYMDQGIYHLVGDNNKWYKSKCRIIFATTEVPQKALLKTFLRRIPVILTIPSLAQRGENEKLELMYSFLKNEEKRVGKTILISSNVYELLLNHTFVGNIGELTNTIQASCVSALYKSNSDTLEIHAYDLPDSIRNSIDVSSMIMKKHKLVSLNTLLPVSDQGIIKDFYQSLINLKRDQSFAVNAQNTVDRYFEKLIFNDNRADSIDYLTNYLEKIFNNITEHYGFRTSHNELIALATYVSEFSKNTYLTNNWINENYDEVKNLKKYLKLEFHREYEIGQEVSHYLKNNMNQDIDEFVECIICICMIKYFAHSGEDLTIAVIIAHGYSTASSIAEAANRMLNSYIFDAIDMPLDVDVQTIKRKINDYIAHVGNISKLYLLVDMGSLEEIYQGLDTSNADIALVNNINTKCALEIGQGIKLNKTVTEVIDSILKENIYKTRIELKKKKDPIVICSCASGVGTANKIKEILFNSLPEDSNLKIITYDYPALIRKQVYDQLMNDYEVVCVIGTLDPNIESMKYIGIQELIINEGQNAIEVYFGKYMTQAQMEVFEKNILRNFTLSNVMNNLTILNPDKLLEHVAKAIDHLQNILHKRFKNRTCFGLYVHICCLVERLVTRQAISNFTDQDFKEKHQEFIDQVNISMKEVKTYYNVEIPDEEIEYIYNYIIND; encoded by the coding sequence GTGATTTCATTGAAAGAAAAAATAATGTTGTTGATTAATGGAAGAATGGATCAAAATTCATATGATGAATGTCAATCCATCCAATTATCAAAAGAATTAAAACTAAGTAGAAATCAAGTGACTAGATTATTAAATGAACTATTTAATGACAAGAAACTTATTAAAATCAAAACAAGCCCTGTTTTATATCTTTCAAGAGGTTCTCTTGAAAGTAAGTATAAGAAGAAACTCTCATCAGATGAATACAAATCATTAGATGAATTGGAAGCTGAATTAAACAATCAGACAGAATTAAAGAACTTTGAAAAACTTATTGGGTCTAATGAAAGCATGTATCAGATTGTAGAGAAGATTAAGGCAACAGTATCTTACCCACCAGTAGGATTACCTATGTTGTTTTATGGACCAACTGGTACGGGTAAATCATTTATGGCTAAACTTACGTATGAATATTGTGTAGACACAGGCTTAATTGATGCATCTAAGAATTTTGTACAGGTGAACTGTTCAGAGTATGCCAATAACCCAGAACTACTCACAGCGAATCTGTTTGGCTATAAAAAAGGTGCTTTTACAGGTGCAGATAGTGATAACTTAGGTTTATTACATTTTGCGGATGGTGGAGTATTATTCTTAGACGAAGTGCATTGTTTAAATGCTGAATGTCAGGAAAAATTATTCCTTTATATGGACCAGGGAATCTATCACTTAGTAGGTGATAATAATAAGTGGTATAAATCTAAATGTAGAATTATATTTGCGACAACAGAAGTACCACAAAAAGCATTATTAAAAACATTCCTCAGACGTATTCCAGTTATTCTTACAATTCCATCTCTTGCACAAAGAGGAGAAAATGAAAAGCTAGAACTCATGTATAGCTTTTTGAAGAACGAAGAGAAGCGTGTTGGTAAAACAATTCTTATTTCATCTAACGTTTATGAGTTGTTACTGAATCACACATTTGTAGGTAATATTGGTGAACTGACTAATACTATTCAGGCAAGCTGTGTGAGTGCATTATATAAAAGTAATTCAGATACGTTAGAAATACATGCTTATGATTTACCTGACAGTATTAGAAATAGTATAGATGTTTCCTCTATGATTATGAAGAAGCATAAACTTGTGTCTCTTAACACACTTCTTCCTGTATCAGATCAGGGGATCATTAAAGATTTTTATCAATCATTAATTAATCTTAAAAGAGATCAGTCATTTGCAGTAAATGCACAGAATACTGTAGATAGATATTTTGAGAAGCTTATATTTAATGATAATCGTGCAGATTCAATTGATTATCTTACAAACTATCTCGAAAAGATATTTAATAATATCACTGAACATTACGGCTTTAGGACTTCACATAATGAGTTGATTGCACTTGCGACATATGTCTCAGAATTCTCTAAGAATACATATCTCACAAATAACTGGATCAATGAGAATTATGATGAAGTAAAAAACTTGAAGAAATATCTAAAACTTGAATTTCATCGTGAATATGAAATAGGACAGGAAGTTTCTCATTACTTAAAGAATAATATGAACCAGGATATTGATGAGTTTGTAGAATGTATTATCTGTATTTGTATGATTAAGTATTTTGCACATTCTGGTGAAGATCTCACAATTGCGGTTATTATTGCGCATGGTTATTCAACTGCAAGTTCTATTGCGGAAGCAGCCAATAGAATGTTGAATAGTTATATATTTGATGCGATTGATATGCCATTAGATGTGGATGTACAAACTATTAAAAGAAAGATTAATGATTACATTGCACATGTTGGTAATATCTCAAAACTTTATTTATTAGTTGATATGGGTTCTCTTGAAGAAATATATCAGGGATTAGATACAAGTAATGCAGATATTGCCTTAGTAAACAATATTAATACTAAATGTGCGTTAGAAATAGGACAGGGAATTAAACTCAATAAAACAGTGACTGAAGTAATTGATTCTATTCTTAAGGAAAACATCTATAAAACGCGTATAGAACTTAAGAAAAAGAAAGACCCTATTGTAATCTGTTCTTGTGCATCAGGAGTTGGTACAGCGAATAAGATCAAAGAAATCTTATTCAATTCTTTACCTGAAGATTCTAATTTAAAGATTATTACTTATGATTATCCTGCTTTAATACGTAAACAGGTCTATGATCAGTTAATGAATGATTATGAGGTTGTATGTGTCATTGGAACACTTGATCCAAATATTGAATCTATGAAATATATAGGTATACAGGAATTGATTATTAATGAGGGTCAGAATGCGATAGAAGTATATTTTGGAAAGTATATGACTCAAGCTCAGATGGAGGTATTCGAAAAGAATATCTTACGTAATTTCACATTATCCAATGTCATGAATAACTTAACTATATTAAATCCAGATAAACTACTAGAACATGTAGCGAAAGCAATTGATCATCTACAGAATATCTTACATAAGAGATTTAAGAATAGAACATGCTTTGGATTATATGTTCATATCTGTTGTCTTGTAGAAAGATTAGTTACAAGACAAGCTATTTCAAACTTTACTGATCAAGACTTTAAAGAAAAGCATCAAGAGTTTATAGATCAAGTAAATATCTCAATGAAAGAAGTTAAAACATACTACAATGTTGAGATTCCAGATGAAGAAATAGAATATATATACAACTATATTATTAATGATTAG
- a CDS encoding RNA polymerase factor sigma-54: protein MKQKMQYIQTLKQTLKLNQKLLKSLDFLTDNIDDINKVVQQVLETNPFLELKSPKNYDTQQFIESISNKRSLKDDLYLQLSACTRPYNEDLMDYLIESLDDSGFLSYPIDQYLTDLDIDREMLDAHLDILRSFEPNGVGAADAIDSIMIQLKNNNKIKSYTLFRDYQDVILTQNYSLIKQKTGLKKEEIDHLFYEIRSCNPFPCNMYSSSQDDYISPDVLIEVEDSNIIITPINQPELIVNDLLYEKVKNDENMKSYFNEAHFLIENLTKRNQTVLFVANALVDIQSGYFLYDDELYPCTLSQLANETGFHESTISRTLNNKYYSFNGEVYPLKQLLVSQTASGDSSDSIKKAIVELVDSEDKEHPLSDNQILKKLEELELHCSRRVIVKYRQQLNIPSSTKRKILLK from the coding sequence ATGAAACAAAAAATGCAATATATTCAAACATTGAAACAAACATTAAAATTAAATCAAAAACTGTTAAAATCGTTAGATTTCCTTACTGACAACATTGATGATATCAATAAAGTTGTTCAACAAGTATTAGAAACCAATCCTTTTTTAGAACTAAAATCACCTAAAAACTATGATACTCAGCAGTTTATTGAAAGTATTTCTAATAAACGTTCTTTAAAAGATGATCTCTATTTACAGTTAAGTGCATGTACTCGTCCATATAATGAAGATTTGATGGATTATTTGATTGAATCATTAGACGATAGTGGGTTCTTATCCTACCCCATTGATCAATATCTCACTGATTTAGATATAGATAGAGAAATGCTTGATGCTCATTTAGATATATTACGTTCTTTTGAACCAAATGGTGTTGGAGCTGCTGATGCTATTGATTCAATTATGATTCAACTAAAAAATAATAATAAAATAAAAAGCTATACACTATTTAGAGATTATCAAGATGTTATCTTAACTCAGAACTATTCACTTATTAAACAGAAAACAGGATTAAAAAAAGAAGAGATAGACCATTTATTTTATGAAATACGTTCTTGTAATCCATTCCCATGTAATATGTATAGTTCATCCCAGGATGATTATATCTCACCAGATGTTTTAATAGAGGTAGAAGATTCTAATATCATAATTACCCCTATCAATCAACCTGAACTCATCGTAAATGATCTTCTTTATGAGAAGGTAAAGAATGATGAAAATATGAAATCATATTTTAATGAGGCACATTTCTTAATTGAAAATCTCACAAAGAGAAATCAAACAGTATTATTTGTCGCAAATGCTTTAGTTGATATCCAAAGTGGTTATTTCTTATACGATGATGAATTATATCCATGTACCTTATCACAGCTTGCAAATGAAACAGGATTCCATGAATCTACTATTTCACGTACATTAAATAATAAGTACTACAGCTTTAATGGTGAGGTTTATCCTCTTAAACAACTTCTTGTTTCTCAAACTGCTTCAGGAGATAGCAGCGATTCTATTAAAAAAGCTATTGTTGAATTAGTTGATAGTGAAGATAAAGAGCACCCACTTTCGGATAATCAAATTCTAAAGAAACTAGAAGAATTAGAATTACATTGTTCACGTCGAGTCATTGTCAAATATAGACAACAATTGAATATTCCTTCTTCTACTAAAAGAAAGATTCTTCTCAAATAA
- the nrdD gene encoding anaerobic ribonucleoside-triphosphate reductase, with amino-acid sequence MEVIKRDGSKVAFDGSKIENAILKAMRYGSGIVKPEIASKISHEIEDWHKSSGAASISIYRIEGQVFEKLIEKGEVLTAKAYEGYRKVREFQRETNTIDNAIYGIVNQTNKEAMDENSNKDATVLATQRDLIAGEFSRDYCRRLLLPPKIVQAHDDGIIHFHDMDYYIQKMHNCDLVNLKDMFANGTVINDKLIETPKSLQTACTVATQIVQQVANGQYGGQTISISHLAPYVRVSYKKHLKAVRKEGKEVGIDYTEEQIEKIAKSRLHEEIKAGVQTIQYQINTFSTTNGQAPFLSIFMYLREEPDYIEETALLIEEILKQRYIGMKNPVGAYVTPAFPKLLYVLDDNNVPDDSQYRYLTDLAVKCVSKRMMPDFISAKIMRENYEGQVFPCMGCRSFLSPWKNEKGEYQWYGRFNQGVVTLNLTDVGLSANKNMDSFWKILDERLDLCYEALMLRHESLKGTPSDISPIHWQYGAIARLKPGEKIDSLLDTCYSTLSLGYIGLYECVVALIGQSHTTEEGDALALEIMQKLRNTCDKWKKDTGLGFALYGTPAESTTYTLARALKKRFGVVPGVTDKDYITNSYHVNVREHIDAFSKLGFEAKFQKISSGGAISYVEVTNMTNNFDAMKELINYMYETIQYAEINTKSDYCQECGFSGEILLDENNEWYCPNCGNRNHKTLNVCRRTCGYLGDNFWNKGRTQEIKERFVHLDNRVYQENN; translated from the coding sequence ATGGAGGTAATCAAGAGAGATGGCTCAAAGGTAGCTTTTGATGGAAGTAAGATTGAAAATGCGATTTTAAAGGCTATGCGCTATGGCAGCGGTATTGTGAAACCTGAAATTGCATCTAAGATCTCACATGAAATTGAAGACTGGCATAAATCAAGTGGAGCAGCATCTATCAGTATTTATCGTATTGAAGGACAGGTTTTTGAAAAGTTAATTGAAAAGGGAGAAGTACTTACTGCCAAGGCTTATGAAGGCTATCGTAAAGTAAGAGAATTCCAGAGAGAAACGAATACAATTGATAATGCGATTTATGGTATTGTCAATCAAACTAATAAAGAAGCAATGGATGAAAACTCTAATAAAGATGCGACAGTCCTTGCGACTCAGAGAGACTTGATTGCTGGTGAATTCTCTAGAGACTATTGCCGCCGTTTGTTATTACCACCAAAGATTGTGCAGGCACATGATGATGGTATTATTCATTTCCATGATATGGATTACTATATCCAGAAGATGCATAACTGTGATCTAGTAAACTTAAAGGATATGTTTGCGAATGGTACAGTTATTAATGATAAATTGATTGAAACACCTAAGTCTTTACAGACAGCTTGTACTGTTGCAACTCAGATTGTTCAGCAGGTGGCTAATGGTCAGTATGGAGGACAGACAATCTCTATTTCTCATTTAGCACCTTATGTACGTGTATCATATAAGAAACACTTAAAGGCTGTAAGAAAAGAAGGTAAAGAAGTAGGTATTGATTATACTGAAGAACAGATTGAAAAGATTGCAAAGTCTCGTCTTCATGAAGAAATCAAAGCGGGTGTACAGACTATCCAGTATCAGATCAATACATTCTCTACCACAAATGGTCAGGCTCCATTCTTATCTATTTTCATGTATTTAAGAGAAGAGCCAGACTATATTGAAGAAACAGCTTTATTAATTGAAGAAATCTTAAAACAGAGATATATCGGTATGAAGAATCCTGTGGGTGCTTATGTCACTCCAGCATTCCCTAAATTACTTTATGTATTGGATGATAATAATGTGCCTGATGATTCACAGTATCGTTATTTAACAGATTTAGCGGTTAAATGTGTATCTAAGCGTATGATGCCTGATTTCATCAGCGCAAAGATCATGAGAGAAAACTATGAAGGACAAGTATTCCCTTGTATGGGATGTCGTTCATTCTTATCTCCATGGAAGAATGAAAAAGGTGAATATCAGTGGTATGGTCGTTTTAACCAGGGTGTAGTCACACTTAACTTAACTGATGTTGGTTTATCAGCTAATAAGAATATGGATTCATTCTGGAAGATTCTAGATGAACGTCTAGATTTATGTTATGAAGCATTGATGTTAAGACATGAAAGCTTAAAGGGTACTCCTTCAGATATTTCTCCAATTCATTGGCAGTATGGTGCCATCGCAAGATTAAAACCAGGAGAAAAGATTGATTCATTATTAGATACTTGTTATTCTACATTATCATTAGGTTATATTGGTTTATATGAATGTGTAGTGGCATTAATTGGTCAGTCTCATACTACTGAAGAAGGCGATGCATTAGCTCTTGAAATTATGCAGAAATTAAGAAATACATGCGATAAGTGGAAGAAGGATACAGGTTTAGGATTTGCCTTATATGGTACTCCTGCAGAATCAACTACTTATACATTAGCACGTGCATTAAAGAAGAGATTTGGAGTCGTGCCTGGTGTAACAGATAAAGACTATATTACTAATTCTTATCATGTCAATGTAAGAGAACATATTGACGCATTCTCTAAATTAGGCTTTGAAGCGAAGTTCCAGAAGATTTCTTCTGGAGGGGCTATTAGTTATGTAGAAGTGACTAATATGACAAATAACTTTGATGCCATGAAAGAATTAATTAACTATATGTATGAAACAATCCAGTATGCTGAAATCAATACTAAGTCTGACTATTGTCAGGAATGTGGTTTCTCTGGAGAAATCTTATTAGATGAAAATAATGAATGGTATTGTCCTAACTGTGGTAATAGAAACCATAAGACATTAAATGTATGTCGTAGAACTTGTGGTTATCTTGGTGATAACTTCTGGAATAAGGGACGTACACAGGAAATCAAAGAACGTTTTGTACATTTAGATAATAGAGTATATCAGGAAAATAACTAG
- a CDS encoding 6-phospho-beta-glucosidase, with amino-acid sequence MSLPKDFLWGGALAAHQFEGGVLDTTKGLSVADVMTGGNVSTPRVITDGVKEGLYYPNHIGIDFYHHYKEDIKLFAEMGFKCFRTSIAWTRIFPLGDEEQPDEEGLQFYDDVFDELLKYGIEPVITLSHFEMPYHLAKEYGGFMNRKTIDFFVKFAEVCFKRYKNKVKYWMTFNEINNQMNYKNDIFGWTNSGAHFGNYDNPEEAMYQCGHYELVASAKAVKIGHEINPNFLIGNMIAMVPIYPFSCRPADMVLSTEMMHQRWFFCDVQCRGHYPRYALKMFENKGFNLDITEEDKEALAAGTVDYIGFSYYMTNTVDSTAHKDVSKSLDGSSEHSVANPFIKVSDWGWAIDPEGLRYALNQMYERYEKPLFIVENGFGAIDKKEEDGSCHDPYRVDYLRAHIEQMKKAVEIDGVDLMGYTPWGCIDCVSFTTGEMKKRYGFIYVDRNNDGSGTLERSKKDSFDWYKKVVASNGEDLG; translated from the coding sequence ATGAGTTTACCAAAGGATTTCCTATGGGGTGGTGCTTTAGCAGCTCACCAGTTTGAAGGTGGTGTATTAGACACTACTAAAGGCTTGAGTGTTGCTGATGTAATGACAGGCGGAAACGTATCAACACCACGTGTGATTACTGATGGAGTAAAGGAAGGATTATATTATCCAAACCATATCGGTATTGATTTCTATCATCATTACAAAGAAGATATCAAGTTATTCGCAGAAATGGGCTTTAAATGCTTTAGAACATCTATTGCCTGGACAAGAATCTTCCCATTAGGTGATGAAGAACAACCAGATGAAGAAGGTTTACAGTTCTATGATGATGTATTTGATGAATTATTAAAATATGGTATTGAACCAGTCATCACATTATCTCACTTTGAAATGCCTTATCATCTTGCCAAGGAATATGGCGGATTCATGAACAGAAAGACTATTGATTTCTTTGTAAAGTTCGCAGAAGTATGTTTCAAGAGATATAAAAATAAAGTTAAATACTGGATGACTTTCAATGAAATCAATAACCAGATGAACTATAAGAATGATATTTTCGGATGGACTAACAGTGGTGCTCATTTTGGAAACTATGATAATCCAGAAGAAGCGATGTATCAGTGTGGTCATTATGAATTAGTAGCCAGTGCAAAGGCTGTGAAGATTGGTCATGAAATCAATCCTAACTTCTTAATCGGTAATATGATTGCAATGGTTCCTATTTATCCATTCTCTTGCCGTCCAGCAGATATGGTATTATCTACTGAAATGATGCATCAGAGATGGTTCTTCTGTGATGTACAGTGCCGTGGTCATTATCCACGTTATGCCTTAAAGATGTTTGAAAACAAAGGCTTTAACTTAGATATCACTGAAGAAGATAAAGAAGCTTTAGCTGCAGGTACAGTAGATTATATCGGATTCTCTTATTACATGACTAATACTGTAGACTCTACAGCACATAAAGATGTTTCTAAGTCATTAGATGGTTCTAGTGAACATTCTGTGGCTAACCCATTTATTAAAGTGTCTGACTGGGGATGGGCTATTGATCCAGAAGGTTTACGTTATGCTTTGAATCAGATGTATGAAAGATATGAAAAACCATTATTTATTGTAGAAAATGGTTTTGGTGCGATTGATAAGAAGGAAGAAGATGGCAGCTGTCATGACCCATATCGTGTAGATTACTTAAGAGCGCATATTGAACAGATGAAGAAAGCTGTAGAAATTGATGGTGTAGACTTAATGGGTTATACACCATGGGGCTGCATTGACTGCGTCTCTTTCACAACAGGTGAAATGAAGAAGCGTTATGGATTTATTTATGTAGATCGTAATAACGATGGAAGCGGTACACTAGAAAGAAGCAAGAAAGATTCATTTGACTGGTATAAGAAAGTTGTTGCTAGCAACGGTGAAGATTTAGGTTAA
- a CDS encoding HD domain-containing protein, producing the protein MIDLDHAKKAFDNYVNRYDLSIPHIHLKYVHSYKVMDVMGELCDMKEKTEEKDLCLLIGLLHDIGRFEQFRLYHSFLDRETVDHAMYSSHVLFEEGLIRKFIEEDTYDTIIKHAIEQHNKYKVEEGFSEEELFYIHMIRDADKLDHFRVKDVEKDTVLLGVTYEEAGKESITDEVYQQFCKHQLIYAPTRKTHLDMWISYIAFIFDLYFDESKSYIEKNHYIERSFDKIKIEDLEILKKYRALEKCALEYIKGGHI; encoded by the coding sequence ATGATTGATTTAGATCATGCGAAAAAGGCATTTGATAATTATGTCAATCGTTATGATCTCTCTATCCCACATATACATCTTAAATATGTGCATTCTTATAAAGTAATGGATGTTATGGGTGAACTATGTGATATGAAAGAAAAAACTGAAGAAAAAGACTTATGTCTATTAATCGGCCTATTACATGATATAGGCCGTTTTGAACAGTTTCGCTTATATCATTCTTTCCTAGATAGAGAAACAGTAGATCATGCAATGTATTCTTCTCATGTATTATTTGAAGAGGGGCTCATTAGAAAATTTATAGAAGAAGATACATATGACACAATTATTAAACATGCTATAGAACAGCATAATAAATACAAAGTAGAAGAAGGCTTTAGTGAAGAAGAACTCTTTTACATACATATGATTAGAGATGCAGATAAATTAGATCATTTTCGTGTTAAAGATGTAGAAAAGGATACAGTCTTACTAGGTGTGACTTATGAGGAAGCAGGAAAAGAATCTATAACGGATGAAGTCTATCAACAGTTCTGTAAACATCAACTTATTTATGCTCCTACAAGAAAAACACATCTAGATATGTGGATTTCTTATATCGCTTTTATATTTGATCTTTATTTTGATGAAAGTAAATCATATATTGAAAAAAATCACTATATTGAAAGAAGCTTTGATAAAATAAAAATAGAAGATCTAGAGATATTAAAAAAATATCGAGCATTAGAAAAATGCGCACTAGAGTATATTAAAGGAGGACATATATGA
- the aroD gene encoding type I 3-dehydroquinate dehydratase, whose translation MPVITKHNVLDIKNVVFGEGTPKICLPIVDTTKEGIIDTLDSYKDLDYDVVEIRLDFYEGLKEGHLTDVLEEIKKHTDKLVLGTIRTVSEGGEGELTSLEYMHCIKEICDAHVDLVDIELSQGYESVMELVQYAHKKGVHVIMSEHHFDETPSREDMQETLEKMEILGADLPKLAVMPKSKEDLLTLLEATLHSSQRLGKPIITMSMGKLGRLSRMMGEYFGSCMTFATAKDASAPGQVPLDDLKKVLEVLHD comes from the coding sequence ATGCCTGTCATCACGAAGCATAATGTATTAGATATAAAGAATGTTGTATTTGGAGAAGGAACACCTAAGATTTGTCTTCCTATTGTAGATACAACGAAAGAAGGTATTATTGATACTTTAGATTCTTATAAGGATTTAGATTATGATGTAGTAGAAATTAGGCTTGATTTCTATGAAGGATTAAAAGAAGGACATTTAACAGATGTATTAGAAGAAATCAAGAAACATACAGATAAACTTGTATTAGGTACAATCCGTACTGTGAGTGAAGGAGGAGAAGGAGAACTTACTTCTCTAGAGTATATGCATTGTATTAAAGAAATCTGTGATGCTCATGTGGATCTAGTAGATATTGAGTTATCACAGGGATATGAATCTGTGATGGAGCTTGTTCAGTATGCTCATAAGAAGGGTGTTCATGTTATTATGAGTGAACATCATTTTGATGAAACACCATCAAGAGAAGATATGCAGGAAACACTAGAAAAGATGGAAATATTAGGGGCTGATTTACCTAAACTTGCTGTTATGCCAAAAAGTAAAGAAGACCTATTAACACTTTTAGAAGCCACTCTTCATTCAAGTCAGCGTTTGGGAAAACCTATTATTACTATGTCCATGGGTAAATTAGGACGCTTGTCACGTATGATGGGGGAATACTTTGGTTCATGTATGACCTTTGCGACAGCTAAGGATGCGAGTGCACCAGGACAGGTTCCTCTTGATGATTTAAAGAAAGTATTAGAGGTTCTACATGATTGA